In Paenibacillus phoenicis, one genomic interval encodes:
- the mltG gene encoding endolytic transglycosylase MltG produces the protein MRKALKWLAVLLLIVIIGAGAAGFYVYTSMLPVEAKEQPVKITIEPGTGTADIAKLLENQGLIKNSFLFVSYLKWKSEGSRFQAGVYEMQPGMTYDEIIAKLNSGDVVKAEMIRFTIPEGFTVKQMADKLAEEGLVDQAAFLQLAKDAAGLHDELLSQIPTDERLTYRLEGYLFPETYELKKGSNEQDIIARMLQETRTRLGKIPDFEQKLQARGLTLSELMTIASLVEREVVVDAERPLVAGVIYNRLKDGMKLEIDATVQYVLDKPKERLLNSDLRSVDSPYNTYLYEGLPPGPIAAPSLKSIEAVLEPKSSDYLFYVTKKDGSGEHLFAKTYKEHLKNIETSKAMANQ, from the coding sequence TTGAGGAAAGCGCTGAAATGGCTGGCCGTTCTGCTGCTGATCGTGATCATCGGAGCAGGGGCGGCCGGATTTTATGTGTACACAAGCATGCTCCCGGTTGAAGCGAAGGAACAGCCAGTCAAGATTACGATCGAACCGGGAACGGGAACGGCCGACATCGCAAAGTTGCTGGAAAACCAGGGACTAATTAAAAATTCCTTTTTGTTCGTTTCGTATTTAAAATGGAAGTCGGAAGGCAGCCGGTTTCAGGCCGGGGTCTATGAGATGCAGCCGGGCATGACGTATGACGAGATCATCGCCAAGCTGAACAGCGGCGACGTGGTTAAGGCCGAGATGATCCGGTTTACGATTCCCGAGGGCTTCACGGTCAAACAAATGGCTGACAAGCTGGCGGAGGAAGGCTTGGTTGATCAAGCCGCGTTCTTGCAGCTGGCGAAGGATGCAGCGGGTCTTCACGATGAGCTGTTATCGCAAATCCCGACGGACGAGCGGTTGACGTACCGGCTGGAAGGGTATTTGTTCCCGGAAACCTATGAGCTGAAAAAAGGCAGCAACGAGCAGGACATCATCGCTCGGATGCTGCAGGAAACCCGTACCCGGCTCGGTAAAATCCCCGATTTTGAACAAAAGCTGCAGGCTCGCGGCCTTACGTTAAGTGAGCTGATGACGATAGCTTCGCTGGTAGAGCGAGAAGTGGTTGTTGATGCTGAACGGCCATTGGTGGCCGGAGTCATCTATAATCGGCTAAAGGACGGCATGAAGCTGGAAATTGACGCCACGGTGCAGTATGTGCTGGATAAACCCAAGGAGCGCTTGCTCAATTCGGATTTACGAAGCGTGGACAGCCCCTACAATACCTATTTGTATGAAGGGCTGCCTCCGGGGCCGATCGCTGCGCCTAGCCTCAAATCGATCGAAGCGGTGCTTGAGCCGAAATCCTCGGACTATCTATTTTATGTGACGAAAAAAGACGGCAGCGGGGAGCACCTGTTCGCCAAGACTTACAAGGAGCACTTAAAGAACATCGAAACAAGCAAGGCGATGGCCAATCAATGA
- a CDS encoding DUF1292 domain-containing protein, producing the protein MSKDRIGNEEEPEIIYIPDEEGNEEEFEVIMKFEVDGSDAKYMMVVPLDSDGNEDEESEEVYAFRYEEDGDDLKLYTIESDEEWEIVEETFNTLIDEFDGEDGND; encoded by the coding sequence ATGTCTAAAGATCGTATCGGAAATGAAGAAGAACCGGAAATTATTTATATCCCCGATGAAGAGGGCAATGAAGAAGAGTTCGAAGTGATTATGAAATTCGAAGTCGACGGTTCGGACGCCAAGTATATGATGGTCGTTCCTTTGGATTCCGATGGGAATGAAGATGAAGAGAGCGAAGAGGTATACGCGTTCCGTTACGAGGAAGACGGCGATGACCTGAAGCTGTACACGATCGAAAGCGACGAAGAATGGGAAATCGTTGAGGAGACCTTTAATACGCTTATCGACGAGTTTGATGGAGAAGATGGCAATGACTGA
- a CDS encoding peptidoglycan D,D-transpeptidase FtsI family protein, translating to MSLLRKKRIFYLLLSFAAVLGLFALRIAWIQMASAFKAVTVSGKTINELAVRQREESIELDPGRGQLVDRNGKALTGEVGWTPILFPVRKLPAADQLTGLAAVLGTTIPELQRKWEQLERPYVWPKPGGEPGEPLRLSEEIARSLPHLEGLEVLPYMTRYGPGERGNQWLGFVTQRPDIIRKLREDKHQPDFALTLQVGASGLEKTLDNLLRGIGSVRAAYTVDGRKDPLVGMGTRVNAEASRYYPLQIQTTVDDTLQQKIERLADEMKVTDGAVVVLDAKTADIVSMVSLPFYDPHHVDPAAENWSNKAVKASVPGSIFKTVIAAAALEEQVTFPGEMFHCSGHYGKYGLSCWKEGGHGNLTLEEGFARSCNVVFATLGERLSAEAIARTAAKLGLGRTVGWHDPSFLGGDSLRPLDQEEAGAVFSNLAAADGGVRAQTAIGQRDVLVSPLQAANLVVTLLHGGQVMAPRLVSEIRYKEGSLLSALPVQASPSSAGQITPQTAQRLLSMMRLVVTDGTGRTLQKAKWPLAGKSGTAEVVKNHKQLNHQWFIGYGPTHHPKYAVAVLVQNQPEGSKHLAAELFRRTMDLLAAES from the coding sequence ATGTCGTTATTGCGCAAAAAACGGATATTTTATCTGTTACTTTCCTTTGCGGCGGTGCTGGGACTATTTGCGCTGCGGATCGCTTGGATTCAGATGGCTTCAGCGTTTAAGGCGGTGACCGTAAGCGGCAAGACAATCAATGAACTCGCCGTCCGGCAACGGGAAGAGAGTATTGAGTTGGATCCGGGGCGAGGTCAACTTGTTGATCGCAACGGAAAGGCGCTGACGGGCGAAGTCGGATGGACACCAATTCTGTTCCCTGTCCGCAAGTTGCCCGCAGCAGATCAGCTTACCGGATTGGCGGCCGTATTGGGGACAACGATTCCCGAACTCCAAAGGAAGTGGGAACAGTTGGAGCGCCCTTACGTCTGGCCCAAGCCTGGCGGGGAGCCGGGGGAACCGCTTCGGCTCAGCGAAGAGATAGCCCGTTCTTTGCCTCATTTGGAAGGGCTGGAGGTGCTGCCGTATATGACGCGTTACGGGCCGGGCGAACGGGGGAATCAATGGCTTGGCTTCGTGACGCAACGGCCGGACATCATCCGTAAGTTGCGAGAAGATAAGCACCAACCGGACTTCGCGTTAACGCTGCAGGTTGGAGCTTCGGGGTTGGAGAAAACGCTGGATAACTTGCTCCGTGGAATCGGCAGCGTCAGAGCGGCCTACACGGTTGATGGCCGCAAGGATCCGCTAGTTGGGATGGGGACGCGGGTGAATGCGGAGGCTAGCCGATACTATCCGTTGCAAATCCAAACGACAGTTGATGACACCCTCCAACAAAAAATCGAGCGGTTAGCGGATGAGATGAAAGTGACGGATGGAGCAGTGGTCGTGCTGGACGCCAAAACCGCCGATATCGTCTCGATGGTATCGCTGCCTTTCTACGATCCGCATCACGTTGATCCGGCAGCAGAGAACTGGAGTAATAAGGCGGTTAAGGCCAGTGTGCCGGGTTCGATTTTTAAGACGGTGATTGCGGCGGCTGCACTGGAGGAGCAGGTGACATTTCCCGGGGAGATGTTCCACTGCAGCGGGCATTACGGAAAATACGGCTTGTCATGCTGGAAGGAAGGCGGACATGGAAACCTTACGCTGGAGGAAGGCTTTGCGAGGTCGTGTAACGTGGTATTCGCCACACTGGGAGAACGGCTGAGTGCGGAGGCGATTGCCCGGACAGCCGCCAAGCTGGGGCTGGGGCGCACCGTGGGCTGGCACGATCCGTCCTTCCTTGGAGGGGATTCCTTGCGGCCGCTGGATCAGGAAGAAGCCGGGGCGGTCTTTAGCAATCTGGCGGCGGCGGACGGCGGGGTGCGGGCACAGACAGCGATTGGTCAGCGGGACGTGCTTGTCTCTCCACTGCAAGCGGCCAATCTGGTTGTTACTTTGCTCCACGGCGGACAGGTTATGGCGCCCCGCTTAGTCAGCGAGATCCGTTATAAGGAAGGTTCGCTGCTCTCCGCATTGCCGGTTCAAGCTTCGCCCTCCTCCGCTGGACAAATTACTCCGCAAACAGCACAACGGCTGTTGTCCATGATGAGGCTGGTTGTCACAGACGGCACCGGGCGAACTTTGCAGAAAGCCAAATGGCCGTTGGCTGGAAAATCGGGAACAGCTGAGGTTGTAAAGAATCATAAGCAGCTGAATCATCAATGGTTTATCGGTTACGGACCGACCCATCACCCCAAGTATGCTGTCGCCGTCCTCGTTCAAAACCAGCCGGAAGGATCCAAGCATCTGGCCGCCGAATTGTTCCGGCGAACAATGGATTTACTGGCTGCGGAAAGTTGA
- a CDS encoding DUF1292 domain-containing protein, translating to MTEFTADQAVMTSRVRDTFGPVVELEDESGNVSYYQVVEEFDVAGAAYAVLLPEDASKDEEPEIFKIVTSGDKLELVTIDDDEEWENVSELYDELTFPE from the coding sequence ATGACTGAATTTACAGCAGACCAAGCAGTAATGACGTCGCGGGTTCGCGACACATTTGGCCCAGTCGTGGAACTTGAAGACGAATCGGGCAATGTCTCCTATTATCAAGTCGTTGAGGAGTTTGACGTCGCCGGAGCGGCCTACGCGGTATTATTGCCGGAGGACGCGTCCAAGGATGAAGAGCCGGAGATTTTCAAGATCGTGACGAGCGGCGATAAGCTGGAACTGGTCACGATTGATGACGACGAGGAATGGGAGAACGTATCCGAGCTGTACGATGAATTGACCTTTCCGGAGTAA
- the ruvX gene encoding Holliday junction resolvase RuvX has product MKIMGLDYGDRRIGVAVSDSLGWTAQGLETIERRKEGSEFERIAELVKQHEVEEIVVGLPKNMNGTIGPRGEICMAFAEDLRAKLNLPVHLWDERLTTVSAQRTLLDADVSRKKRKGVVDKMAASLILQNYLDSKSIK; this is encoded by the coding sequence ATGAAAATCATGGGCCTAGACTACGGGGACCGGCGGATCGGAGTGGCTGTGAGCGACAGCTTGGGTTGGACCGCCCAAGGGCTCGAAACCATCGAGCGCCGCAAGGAAGGCAGCGAATTTGAGCGCATCGCCGAGCTTGTGAAGCAGCACGAGGTGGAAGAGATCGTTGTGGGTTTGCCCAAGAATATGAACGGTACGATTGGTCCCCGTGGAGAAATATGCATGGCGTTTGCCGAGGATCTGCGGGCTAAGCTGAATCTGCCCGTGCATCTCTGGGATGAACGGCTGACCACCGTTTCTGCGCAGCGTACGCTGCTGGATGCGGATGTCAGCCGGAAGAAACGCAAAGGTGTCGTCGACAAGATGGCCGCCAGCTTGATTTTGCAAAATTATTTGGACTCTAAGAGTATAAAGTGA
- a CDS encoding IreB family regulatory phosphoprotein has protein sequence MDSMDKTVKFNVKGDELEASAQEILLTVYQALQEKEYNPVNQIVGYLLSGDPAYIPRHNNARSLVRKKERDELIEELVRFYMANHR, from the coding sequence ATGGACTCCATGGATAAAACCGTCAAATTTAACGTCAAGGGCGATGAACTAGAAGCGTCGGCGCAGGAGATTCTTCTTACGGTTTACCAGGCTTTGCAGGAGAAGGAGTATAATCCGGTAAACCAGATCGTCGGATATCTGTTATCGGGGGATCCGGCCTATATACCGCGTCATAACAATGCGAGAAGTTTGGTTCGCAAGAAGGAACGCGACGAGCTGATCGAAGAGCTGGTGCGCTTTTACATGGCGAATCACCGTTGA
- a CDS encoding peptidase U32 family protein, translating to MQTAEKHIPKYTGKRYRLAKPELLAPAGNLEKLKFAVHYGADAVYIGGQQYGLRSNADNFSFEEMREGVEFAKKYGAKVFVATNIYAHNEDLEGIEEYLRNLYEVGIAAIIVADPVIIETAKRVVPELEVHLSTQQSTVNWQAVQFWKDQGLPRVVLGRETSLEEIEEIKRHVDIEIEAFIHGAMCSSYSGRCVLSNHFTDRDSNRGGCCQSCRWKYDLFTDARADGEWISEEEARDNRVLEKFRLGVTQLPMFEENDHAFTMGSKDLCMIEHIPDLIDVGVDSFKIEGRMKSIHYVATVVNVYRQAIDAYMADPDNYVLKPEWIEEINKAANRPLNTGFFYDTPDHEDHIYEPEEKAAPYDFAGLVMAYDESTGMATIQQRNHFKPGQEVEFFGPNGTFFKQKVGTIYDEDGNELDAARHPLQRIQMKVDQPVSYFDMMRKRK from the coding sequence ATGCAAACTGCGGAGAAGCATATCCCGAAATATACGGGAAAACGTTATCGGCTGGCGAAACCCGAGCTGCTTGCCCCGGCAGGCAATCTTGAGAAGCTGAAATTCGCTGTCCATTACGGCGCCGATGCCGTGTATATCGGGGGACAACAATACGGCCTTCGTTCCAATGCAGATAATTTCAGCTTTGAAGAAATGCGGGAAGGCGTGGAATTTGCCAAGAAGTACGGCGCCAAGGTGTTTGTCGCCACGAATATTTATGCCCATAATGAGGATCTGGAGGGCATCGAGGAGTATTTGCGTAATTTATACGAGGTAGGCATCGCTGCCATTATCGTCGCCGACCCGGTGATCATAGAGACCGCGAAGCGGGTCGTCCCCGAACTGGAGGTTCACCTGAGTACTCAGCAATCGACGGTGAACTGGCAAGCGGTACAATTCTGGAAAGACCAAGGCTTGCCGCGGGTCGTACTGGGACGGGAGACCAGCCTTGAGGAAATCGAGGAAATTAAACGTCATGTCGACATCGAGATCGAGGCGTTTATTCATGGCGCGATGTGCTCCTCGTACTCGGGACGCTGCGTGTTGTCCAACCATTTTACCGACCGTGACTCCAACCGTGGGGGTTGCTGCCAATCCTGCCGTTGGAAATACGACCTGTTCACGGACGCCCGTGCGGATGGCGAATGGATTTCCGAGGAAGAAGCCCGCGATAACAGGGTACTGGAGAAGTTCCGTCTTGGCGTAACTCAGCTACCGATGTTTGAGGAAAACGATCATGCATTTACGATGGGATCGAAGGACTTGTGCATGATTGAGCATATTCCTGATCTCATCGACGTCGGGGTAGACAGTTTCAAAATCGAAGGGCGGATGAAGTCCATCCACTATGTGGCGACGGTGGTGAATGTCTATCGCCAAGCGATTGATGCTTACATGGCGGATCCGGACAATTACGTCTTGAAGCCGGAGTGGATCGAAGAAATCAACAAAGCGGCGAACCGGCCGCTGAATACCGGATTTTTCTACGATACGCCGGATCATGAAGATCATATTTACGAACCGGAAGAGAAGGCGGCGCCTTATGATTTTGCCGGATTGGTGATGGCGTATGACGAATCGACGGGAATGGCAACGATCCAGCAGCGCAACCATTTCAAACCGGGACAAGAAGTCGAATTTTTTGGTCCAAACGGGACGTTCTTTAAGCAGAAGGTCGGGACCATCTACGACGAAGACGGCAATGAATTGGATGCCGCCCGCCACCCGCTGCAGCGGATCCAAATGAAGGTGGACCAACCGGTTTCCTATTTCGATATGATGCGTAAAAGAAAGTAA
- a CDS encoding peptidase U32 family protein, with product MSKKPELLVPAGSLEELKRYFAAGADAALVGEARYGMRLPGDMTPQDIAEAVQVARQYGAKIYVSLNNLMTNDMLEGLPDYVKQLAECGVDAVEFGDPAVLQTVRTVAPQLKLHWNAEMTSTNYATANYWGTKGASRVVLARELNMDEITAMPPKLNIEAEVQVHGMTNIYHSKRRLVHSYMVSQGRPVDPDSNLGMSRGLFLIEAERPDEKFPIFEDINGTHIMSSDDICILEDLHLLMAAGVDSFKIETLLKPASYNEVVIASYRQAIEAYFRDPDGYELDESWLEAIREIQDPERELTFGFFYKEQVY from the coding sequence ATGAGTAAAAAACCGGAATTGTTAGTTCCTGCCGGTTCGCTGGAAGAACTGAAGCGCTACTTTGCGGCAGGGGCTGACGCGGCGCTGGTTGGCGAAGCCCGCTACGGAATGCGTCTCCCTGGCGATATGACGCCCCAAGACATCGCTGAAGCGGTTCAGGTAGCGCGCCAGTACGGAGCTAAAATTTATGTTAGCCTGAACAACCTGATGACCAATGACATGCTGGAGGGGTTGCCCGATTATGTGAAGCAGTTGGCGGAGTGCGGCGTAGACGCCGTTGAATTCGGTGACCCGGCCGTGCTTCAAACGGTGCGCACGGTTGCGCCTCAGCTGAAGCTGCATTGGAACGCGGAGATGACCTCCACCAACTATGCCACGGCCAATTACTGGGGCACGAAGGGAGCTTCCCGAGTTGTGCTCGCTCGTGAGCTGAATATGGACGAGATCACTGCAATGCCTCCGAAGCTGAACATCGAAGCAGAGGTTCAGGTGCATGGAATGACCAATATTTATCACTCGAAGCGGCGCTTGGTGCATAGCTACATGGTGTCTCAAGGGCGGCCGGTTGATCCGGACAGCAACCTGGGGATGAGCCGTGGGCTGTTCCTGATCGAGGCCGAACGGCCGGACGAGAAGTTCCCGATCTTCGAGGATATCAACGGAACGCATATTATGAGTTCGGACGATATTTGTATCTTGGAGGATTTGCACCTGCTGATGGCGGCTGGCGTGGACAGCTTCAAAATCGAGACGCTGCTGAAGCCGGCATCCTATAACGAAGTGGTCATTGCTTCGTATCGCCAAGCCATCGAAGCTTATTTCCGCGATCCGGACGGCTATGAGCTCGATGAGAGCTGGCTTGAGGCCATTCGCGAGATTCAAGATCCGGAGCGGGAGCTGACCTTCGGCTTCTTTTATAAGGAACAGGTCTATTAA
- a CDS encoding methyl-accepting chemotaxis protein — translation MSLVPKNEDQETNSKKKEKKQKGERTKSKAVQPGGKATRDTKALLANLLDKLPKQFNPAKAVGVRLFLIFFVAIMFFVLTIGIMSSQMAKGTIQDNAEQANLQTIVQTSQKLDIVMQKYEENLQQMFLDDEMQNAIMDASLANISDYDKFTATNKMRTRLNTLTFSTKGVSAVYMLSADNVVDDVTSGSADVTFLDTVREEAWFKDLTSATKTLWMQVPSKGKGTEVFRLARSVQSVNSMKRFILIADINLEILDGYLKEVKLGNNSKLQMVTQDNIVVGSSVERDQGNPSEFDMGQATEASGTFRTKDANGNAVLASYSTQSSGWKLIGTVDTAELTKSANRILMFTIFSLIVVAIIAILIGVWMVRMIAYPLGKLRNLMEEGSKGNLNVRMNTKSKDEIGQLAVSFNVMMENITALVKQTNNSAQDVLDTAAELTQASNKTALSAKEIAVATEEIANGATSLANEAERGNELTENISRQMERVVQSNKEMEISARQVEKSSQQGTQYLNGLMEKTNMTVEMINALTAKVDSLKASTGSVLKVLDVMQNITQQTNILSLNATIEAARAGAAGRGFMVVADEIRQLADQSRQSITMVGEITDTIQKEMNETVKTLSEASPIFQEQIASVQETNQIFVSVQQQMEGFVRHLDSVTASIDQLNESQAVLSEAMSNVSAVAQQSSATSEEVASLSSEQQTVGDQLVQLSNKLENVSAGLKESLSKFTV, via the coding sequence ATGAGTCTGGTTCCGAAGAACGAGGACCAAGAAACCAACAGCAAAAAGAAGGAAAAGAAACAAAAGGGAGAGCGGACGAAATCCAAGGCGGTTCAGCCAGGAGGAAAAGCAACGCGAGATACCAAAGCTTTACTGGCTAATTTGCTGGACAAGCTGCCGAAACAATTCAACCCCGCGAAAGCAGTAGGGGTACGGTTGTTCCTGATCTTCTTTGTCGCAATCATGTTTTTCGTCCTGACGATCGGGATTATGTCCTCCCAAATGGCGAAGGGAACCATTCAGGACAATGCGGAACAAGCCAACCTGCAGACCATCGTTCAAACCTCGCAGAAGCTAGATATTGTCATGCAGAAGTATGAGGAGAACCTTCAGCAAATGTTCTTGGACGATGAGATGCAAAATGCAATCATGGATGCTTCGTTGGCGAACATTTCGGATTATGACAAGTTTACGGCAACCAACAAAATGAGAACACGTCTGAATACGTTGACCTTCTCCACGAAGGGGGTTTCCGCCGTTTACATGTTGTCGGCTGACAACGTTGTGGACGACGTCACTTCGGGCAGTGCCGATGTCACGTTCTTGGATACCGTGCGGGAAGAAGCCTGGTTTAAAGATCTGACCAGCGCCACTAAAACTTTATGGATGCAAGTGCCATCGAAAGGTAAGGGCACGGAAGTCTTCCGTTTAGCTCGCTCGGTACAGAGCGTTAACAGCATGAAACGCTTTATTCTGATTGCTGATATCAACCTGGAAATCCTAGACGGCTATTTGAAAGAGGTTAAGCTGGGGAATAACTCCAAGCTGCAAATGGTGACTCAAGATAACATCGTTGTAGGTTCTTCCGTTGAAAGAGATCAAGGAAATCCGTCCGAATTTGATATGGGACAAGCCACCGAGGCTTCGGGTACTTTCCGGACGAAGGATGCCAACGGCAACGCTGTCCTTGCTTCCTATAGCACCCAGTCGTCCGGCTGGAAGTTAATCGGTACCGTCGATACGGCTGAACTGACGAAGAGCGCAAATCGCATTCTGATGTTTACGATCTTCTCGCTGATCGTGGTTGCGATCATTGCCATTCTGATCGGGGTATGGATGGTTCGGATGATCGCTTATCCGCTTGGCAAGCTGAGAAACCTGATGGAGGAAGGCTCCAAAGGGAATCTGAACGTTCGGATGAACACGAAATCGAAAGATGAAATTGGTCAATTGGCAGTAAGCTTTAATGTGATGATGGAAAATATCACAGCCCTCGTTAAGCAAACCAATAACTCCGCACAGGATGTATTGGATACGGCTGCTGAATTGACACAAGCGTCGAACAAAACGGCGTTGTCTGCGAAAGAAATCGCCGTGGCGACTGAAGAAATTGCTAACGGGGCAACCAGCCTGGCTAACGAAGCGGAACGCGGTAATGAGCTGACCGAGAATATTTCCCGGCAAATGGAACGCGTTGTCCAATCGAACAAAGAGATGGAGATTTCGGCTCGTCAGGTGGAGAAGTCCAGTCAGCAAGGGACTCAGTATTTGAACGGATTGATGGAGAAAACCAATATGACGGTCGAAATGATCAACGCTTTGACCGCCAAGGTCGACTCGCTCAAAGCAAGCACTGGCTCCGTCTTGAAAGTGCTTGATGTCATGCAGAACATTACGCAGCAAACGAATATCCTGTCGCTTAATGCTACGATTGAAGCAGCCCGCGCAGGTGCTGCAGGCCGCGGATTTATGGTCGTTGCCGATGAAATTCGCCAACTGGCCGATCAGTCGCGTCAGTCGATCACCATGGTCGGCGAAATCACAGATACGATTCAGAAAGAGATGAATGAAACGGTGAAGACCTTGTCCGAGGCGAGCCCGATCTTCCAAGAGCAAATCGCATCGGTGCAGGAAACCAACCAAATTTTCGTATCGGTGCAGCAACAAATGGAAGGCTTCGTGCGTCACCTGGATTCCGTAACGGCTTCCATCGACCAGCTAAACGAATCGCAAGCGGTCTTGTCGGAAGCGATGAGCAACGTCAGTGCCGTCGCACAGCAATCGTCCGCCACGTCCGAAGAGGTTGCATCGCTCTCCAGCGAACAGCAAACGGTCGGCGATCAACTGGTACAGCTGTCAAACAAACTGGAGAATGTGTCGGCTGGCTTGAAAGAGTCGTTGTCGAAATTCACCGTATAG